The following are from one region of the Rhodospirillaceae bacterium genome:
- a CDS encoding glycosyltransferase family 4 protein — MLALLFTVAAVTFAGTAALLPFLRDRAILDHPNERSSHQTPTPKGGGIVVLVVVLVAWIGVGIFFESGPFLTWIMPTTVFVLAALSWVDDLRGLPPALRLLFQITAVCVVLALRPEPVLVFQGVLSVTLDVLAAGLLWVWFINLFNFMDGIDGITGTQALVIGLGIGLIGSSSSALLGVIIAGAALGFLKWNWHPAKIFLGDVGSVPLGFLLGWLLLDLAAAGHWAAALILPAYYLTDATVTLVKRAIRGEKVWQAHRQHFYQQAVQRGLSHAAVSTAVFAVGGVLVGLAWSAEHGWALPALVSACLLNVAFLWFLAVGKKP; from the coding sequence GTGCTCGCCCTATTGTTTACCGTTGCCGCCGTCACTTTTGCCGGTACGGCGGCCCTGTTACCATTCCTTCGCGACCGTGCCATTCTCGATCACCCAAACGAACGTTCAAGCCATCAAACCCCAACGCCTAAAGGCGGCGGCATCGTAGTCCTTGTCGTGGTCCTTGTGGCCTGGATTGGGGTTGGGATTTTTTTCGAAAGCGGCCCCTTCCTGACCTGGATCATGCCGACTACGGTTTTCGTTCTGGCGGCGCTGTCCTGGGTTGATGATCTACGAGGCCTGCCGCCGGCGTTACGTTTGCTTTTTCAAATCACTGCTGTCTGTGTGGTGCTCGCTCTTAGGCCGGAACCCGTGCTCGTTTTTCAGGGGGTGTTGTCGGTTACTCTTGACGTTCTTGCCGCAGGGCTGCTTTGGGTGTGGTTTATCAACCTGTTCAACTTCATGGATGGGATTGACGGCATCACCGGCACCCAAGCCCTCGTCATTGGGCTTGGCATTGGTTTGATCGGCAGCAGCTCGTCTGCTTTGCTTGGCGTTATCATCGCCGGGGCCGCGCTTGGCTTCCTGAAATGGAACTGGCACCCGGCGAAAATCTTTCTCGGCGATGTTGGCAGTGTGCCGTTGGGTTTTCTTCTCGGCTGGTTGCTTCTTGATCTGGCCGCTGCCGGTCACTGGGCTGCGGCCCTTATTTTACCGGCCTATTATCTGACCGACGCGACGGTGACCCTGGTCAAAAGAGCGATCAGAGGTGAGAAAGTCTGGCAGGCTCACCGTCAGCACTTTTATCAGCAAGCTGTGCAGCGTGGCCTGTCTCACGCTGCCGTATCAACCGCCGTTTTTGCGGTTGGCGGCGTCCTTGTCGGTCTGGCGTGGAGTGCGGAACACGGCTGGGCACTGCCCGCCCTGGTCTCTGCCTGTTTGCTCAATGTTGCCTTTTTATGGTTTCTGGCGGTCGGTAAAAAGCCATGA
- a CDS encoding HAD-IA family hydrolase — MNGFSNLMFDLDGTLINSAADICASVNRALKTMGRPAISIAETKSLVGFPAPILVKKALNMTGQPGSRDEIDFLLSGFLDSYRHNPGEHTVLFPDAREVLERFSGAGFGLGICTNKPQATCFPVLEALDLKRFFTTVIYGDTLDFRKPDPRHIFHTLEVMDASLDSAAFIDDSEVDIKATNNAGLPSILVTFGYCHVPLDSLGANAQIDHFNQLDETLKVIAGH, encoded by the coding sequence ATGAACGGGTTCTCAAACCTCATGTTCGACCTTGACGGCACCCTGATCAACAGCGCGGCTGATATCTGCGCTTCCGTCAATCGGGCGCTGAAAACCATGGGCCGCCCAGCGATCAGTATTGCCGAGACAAAGTCTCTGGTCGGCTTTCCCGCCCCCATCCTGGTCAAAAAGGCCCTGAATATGACCGGCCAGCCCGGCAGCCGAGACGAGATTGACTTCTTGCTATCCGGGTTCCTCGACAGCTACCGCCACAACCCAGGCGAACACACTGTGCTGTTCCCCGATGCGCGCGAAGTGCTGGAGCGTTTCTCAGGCGCTGGCTTCGGCCTTGGTATCTGCACCAACAAGCCACAGGCTACCTGTTTTCCGGTCCTCGAAGCCCTTGATTTGAAGCGTTTTTTCACCACCGTTATCTACGGCGACACGCTTGACTTTCGCAAGCCGGATCCACGCCATATCTTCCACACCCTGGAGGTCATGGACGCCAGCCTTGACAGCGCCGCCTTCATTGACGATAGCGAGGTCGACATTAAGGCCACCAATAACGCTGGCCTGCCAAGTATTCTGGTCACATTCGGTTATTGCCATGTGCCCCTTGATTCTCTTGGCGCCAACGCCCAGATCGATCATTTTAATCAGCTCGACGAAACCCTGAAAGTCATCGCCGGGCATTGA